One window of the Salvelinus fontinalis isolate EN_2023a chromosome 2, ASM2944872v1, whole genome shotgun sequence genome contains the following:
- the LOC129813158 gene encoding autophagy-related protein 101, translating to MNCRSEVLEVSVEGRQVDEAMLALLHTILLHRSTGKFHYKKEGTYSIGTVGTQDIDCDFIDFSFVRVSSDELDRVIRKAVGEFKDAMGNGTDGMGQISLEFYQKKKSRWPFSDECIPWEVWSIKVNVVNLANEQERQICREKVGEKLGEKVINIVEVINQHEYLPKMPTQSEVDNVFDTSLKDVQPYLYKITFQITDTLGTSVSTTMRRLIKDTLAL from the exons ATGAACTGCCGTTCGGAGGTTCTGGAGGTGTCGGTGGAGGGAAGACAGGTCGACGAGGCTATGCTGGCTCTGTTGCACACTATCCTATTGCATCGCAGCACTGGAAAATTTCACTACAAAAAAGAGGGCACCTACTCCATTGGCACTGTTGGCACACAGGACATTGACTGCGACTTTATTGATTTCAGTTTTGTTCGTGTTTCTTCAGATGAGCTTGACAGGGTCATCAGGAAAGCAGTGGGCGAATTCAAG GATGCCATGGGCAACGGGACTGATGGAATGGGACAAATCTCACTGGAGTTCTACCAGAAAAAGAAGTCTCGCTGGCCTTTCTCTGATGAGTGTATTCCATGGGAGGTCTGGAGCATTAAGGTCAATGTCGTCAACCTGGCCAACGAGCAGGAGAGACAGATCTGCCGGGAGAAAGTGGGCGAGAAGCTGGGCGAGAAGGTGATCAACATTGTGGAGGTGATCAACCAGCATGAGTACCTACCCAAAATGCCCACACAGTCGGAAGTGGACAATGTGTTCGACACCAGCCTCAAAGACGTACAGCCTTACCTGTACAAAATCACTTTTCAGATCACTGATACGCTGGGCACCTCAGTAAGCACCACCATGAGAAGGCTGATAAAAGACACCTTAGCACTGTGA